Proteins from a single region of Paenibacillus sp. BIHB 4019:
- a CDS encoding SMI1/KNR4 family protein, whose product MTIHNQLERIKRKLKDAAKVDASYQLFGANSHQYRLHEPLGLEELREFEQKHGIALPAEYAAFLTNIGNGGAGPYYGLHPLGEKQSIELERLDKPSTIRPELTKEQWKADYPALHDDSNISDEQYEEAQAKAFQGLLNIGEQGCTYETMLMITGEHHGKVVYIDLDYQKPFVTFEANFLDWYERWLDEIIAGYETSWFGMRRGGDERELIELYQSTLDESVKLEALNGMFKLKNITAETIVFLISQYESSSNEVRQLCLQILAKKNFAEAERLIREELTSSSAENRLHAIQAIHWYMPKGDQQFNEELISMLPAVADAETFQFICYILHAAEVEMLPMLLPFFTYPDVEIRVHAVYQAGQSSKKGMYASELIQRLDDSEVRVQHIALQALTGIIDPALLPIYERLLEQHQTDKDYIRSNVLRRLEEFQFKSKKQMDKVLSSSLVQVRALLGKHL is encoded by the coding sequence ATGACGATACATAATCAATTAGAGCGTATCAAGCGGAAGCTAAAGGACGCGGCAAAGGTGGATGCAAGCTATCAGCTATTTGGAGCTAACAGTCATCAATATCGTTTGCATGAACCGCTTGGATTAGAGGAGCTCCGCGAATTTGAGCAAAAACACGGCATTGCTTTGCCTGCGGAATATGCCGCTTTTTTGACGAATATTGGCAATGGGGGAGCTGGGCCTTATTACGGTCTTCACCCTCTAGGGGAAAAACAGTCCATTGAGCTTGAGCGACTGGATAAGCCGTCTACTATACGTCCTGAATTGACCAAGGAGCAATGGAAAGCTGATTACCCTGCGCTGCATGATGATAGCAATATAAGTGACGAGCAGTATGAAGAAGCGCAGGCGAAAGCTTTTCAAGGCTTGCTGAACATTGGGGAGCAGGGCTGCACGTATGAGACAATGTTAATGATAACAGGCGAGCATCACGGGAAGGTCGTTTATATCGATCTCGACTACCAAAAACCATTCGTTACCTTTGAAGCCAATTTTCTGGACTGGTACGAGCGTTGGCTCGATGAAATCATTGCTGGCTATGAAACCAGCTGGTTCGGTATGCGGCGTGGCGGAGATGAGCGGGAACTCATCGAGCTCTATCAATCTACATTAGATGAGTCTGTAAAGCTTGAGGCATTAAACGGAATGTTCAAGCTGAAAAATATAACGGCTGAGACGATTGTTTTTCTGATCTCGCAATATGAAAGCTCTTCAAACGAAGTACGCCAATTATGTCTGCAAATTTTGGCCAAGAAAAATTTTGCCGAGGCCGAGAGGCTCATTCGTGAAGAATTAACGAGCAGCAGTGCTGAAAATCGGTTGCATGCCATCCAGGCTATTCACTGGTATATGCCCAAAGGGGATCAGCAATTTAATGAAGAGCTCATAAGCATGCTACCAGCGGTGGCAGATGCTGAAACGTTTCAGTTCATCTGCTACATTCTTCATGCGGCGGAAGTTGAAATGCTGCCTATGCTGCTGCCTTTTTTCACTTATCCGGATGTGGAAATTCGAGTTCATGCTGTTTACCAGGCAGGCCAATCTAGCAAAAAAGGGATGTATGCAAGCGAACTTATCCAGAGGCTCGACGATTCAGAAGTACGAGTACAGCATATTGCTCTACAGGCACTGACAGGGATAATAGATCCCGCGCTTTTGCCTATTTATGAGCGTTTGCTGGAGCAGCACCAGACAGATAAAGACTATATCCGCTCCAACGTGCTTCGGAGACTGGAGGAGTTTCAGTTCAAATCCAAAAAGCAAATGGATAAGGTGCTGTCATCTTCTTTGGTACAGGTTAGAGCATTGTTAGGCAAACATTTGTAA